Within Sorangiineae bacterium MSr11367, the genomic segment GCCCATCTTGGCCATCGCGCCGATGGTGGTCGTGTGGCTGGGCACCTCGTGGGTCAGCAAGGCGGTCATCGCGGCGTATTTGACCTTCTTTCCGGTGACCATCCACGTGCTGCGCGGCCTCAAGTCGGTCGAGCGCGAGGCGGTGGCCCTCATGGAGTCGTACGCCGCCAGCCCCACACAGATTTTCTTCAAGCTGCGCCTGCCCGCGTGCTTGCCCTACTTGTTCACCGCCCTGCGCATCTCGGCGACGGCCAGCGTCATCGGCGCCGTCGTGGGCGAGTTGCCCGTGGGAAGTCAGTACGGCATGGGCGTGGTCATCATCAACGCAGCTCAATATTACAACTGGCGCCCGGCCAACCTGTGGAGCGCAATCTTGATTTCGGCCTTGATTGGTATTGCCTTTTACGCATTCGTCGCCTTGATGGAACGCCTCATCGTCACATGGAAGCCCCGCTCCTCCGCTTCCGAAGGTGAGGCCGCGGTATGAGCTTCGTCATCGAAGTCGACGCCGTCAGCAAGCTGTATGGCAGCGGAAAAAGCCAGGTTCGAGCCTTGGTCGATGCCACGTTGAAGATTGCCCCTGGCGAATTCATCTCGCTGATTGGGCCGTCGGGTTGCGGCAAATCCACCTTGCTGCGCAACATTGCCGATCTCGACCAGCCCACGCACGGGACGATTCGCATCAATGGCAAATCCCCCCGCCAGGCCCGGCTCGATCGCGAGTTCGGCATGGTGTTCCAATCGCCGGTGCTCTACGAGTGGCGCACGGTTTTGCGCAACGTGCTCTTGCCGCTCGAGATCATGGGCGTGCCGTCCGCCGAGGCCAAGGAAAAGGCGCGGGCGATGTTGCGGCTCGTGGGGCTCGGCGCCTTCGAGAACCATCACCCGTGGCAGCTGTCTGGCGGCATGCAGCAGCGCGTGGCCATCGCGCGGGCGCTGGTGTTCCACCCGCCGATCCTCATGATGGACGAGCCCTTCGGCGCCTTGGACGAACTCACGCGCGAGCGCTTGAACCACGAGCTCTTGAATCTCTGGCAACGCCAGGAGAAGTCCACGGTGGTCTTCGTCACGCACAGCATCCAGGAGGCCGTGTTCCTGAGCAGCCGCGTGGTGGTCATGTCGCCGCGCCCCGGGAAGATCGAGACCATCGTGGACATCGATCTGCCGCGCCCGCGCACCGCGGAAATGCGCGATCAGCCGCGCTTTTTCGAGCTGGTGAAAGAAGTGCGCCACTCCTTGCGCGAGGACGAGCCGCTGGCCGTGGTCGATGGGGCGGGAGCATGAAGAGCACCTGGATACGGGAGTACCTCCCGGCGGCGTTCATGTTCGTGTTGGCCATCGCCGCATGGGAGGTGCTGGTGTGGGCGCTGCACATCCAGTTTTACCTTTTGCCGGCGCCGCACGTCATCGTGGAGACCTTGGGGGAGCATTACCCTTTGCTCGTCGAGGCCGGTTTTTTCACCTTTCAAGAAGCGCTCATGGGGTTTGCGGTCGGGTGCGGCCTCGGTGTGCTGGCCGCGGGCTTGGCGAGTCGATGGCCCGCCGCCTCAGAAATCGTGTTGCCCTATGCGATTGCCACCAGCGCGGTGCCGGTGATTGCGCTCGCACCGCTGGCCATCGTCTGGTTTGGTGTGGATCAAGGGTCGAAGGTCGCCATCGTCACCATGATGACCTTCTTTCCGACGTTCATTTCGGCGTTGCGCGGGCTGTTGAGTCCCTCGGCAGCGTCCGTCGAGCTGATGCGTAGTTATGCGGCATCGGACGTGGAAATCTTCCTGAAACTGCGCCTTCCCGCGAGCTTGCCGTACATTTTCACGGCCTTCAAAGTGTGCACCACGCTGTCGATGATCGGCGCGGTGGTAAGTGAATACTTCGGCGGACGCGCCGCGTCGCTCGGTGTGTACATCAAGAGCCAAGCGAGCCTGTTTCACACCCGCGAGGCGTGGGCCGCCATCTTCGTGGCGTGCGCATTGGGCATTGGCTTCTACTTATCGATGGCATTGCTGGAGCGACTAGTCGTACCGTGGCACGTCACGTTCCGGCGGAACTGACGAGAGCGAAAATACTGGAGGGAGTGCGCTATGAGTCGAGGATCCATTTTGTTGGCTGCATCGGTCGCGTTGGGCGCGATGGCCTTGTCGGCCGCCGGATGTTCCAAACAGGACAAGGCGGCAGTAGGTGAAAGCGGCAACGCGGTCGAAAAGGCGGACAAGGTTCGCCTGCAGCTCAAGTGGATGACCCAGGCCCAATTCGCTGGATATTACGCGGCCAAAGCGAAGGGCTTCTACACGGAGGAGAAGCTCGACGTATCCATCCTTCCGGGCGGGCCGGACATCGTGCCCGAGCAAGTCGTCGCCGGCGGCGGCGCGGAGTTTGGAATCGATTGGCTCCCCAGCCTTCTCTCCGCCCGCGAGCAGGGCACGCCGCTCGTGAACGTCGCGCAAGTGTTTCAACACAGTGGCATGCGCGAGGTGTCCTTCAAATCGTCGGGCATCAAGACGCCCGCGGACTTGAAGGGCAAAAAGGTCGCCGTGTGGTTCGGCGGCAACGAATTCGAGCTGCTCGCCACGCTCGACAAATACGGGATCGATCGCAACAAAGACGTAACGTTGGTGCAGCAGCCGTTCGATATGAACCTGCTGGTCACGAAGCAGGTCGTAGCCGCCGCCGCGATGACCTACAATGAGTACAAGCAGGTCTTGGACACGGGCGTGAAGCCCGAGGATCTGTCGCTCATCGACTTCAACGAAGAGGGTACGGCCATGCTCGAGGACGGGATCTTCGCCCGCGAGGATTGGCTGGCCAAAGATCCGAAGAACAAGGACATCGCCGCCCGCTTCCTGCGTGCATCGCTCAAAGGCTGGGCAGCCTGCCGCGACAACGCGAACGAGTGCGTCGACGTCGTGCTGAAGCAAAGCCCCACGCTCGGCAAAGATCACCAGGCGTGGATGATGGCCGAGGTCAACAAGCTGGTGTGGGGTCCGCCCGCGGGCCCCGAGCCGGGCATGATGGACAAGGCCGCATTCCGGCGCACCGCCGACATCGCCCTGAAGTTCAAGGTCATCAAGAAGCCGGCCGAGGACAGCGCCTTCACCCCCGAGATCTACGAACTCGCGAAGAAGAAGTAGGAAGCTCAGAAGATTTGATTGAACGGGAAGACGGGAAGACGGGAAGGGAACCTGCACGCGCGGCACAGAAGGCTTTTTTTAGGGTTTCCAATTCGCCCACTTGGCGGATTGGAAACCCCAAAAACCTTCCCGTCTTCCCGTCTTCCTGTGAATTTCTCTCTTAGGCCTCAGATCTGGCGACGGAGCTGATCGGCCAGGGGGTGCAGGACGTCCGCGGTGGTGCGGCCGACGAGGCTGTAGCCCATGCCCTTGTCGGCCCATGCGAAGCCAATGAACTCGCCGAGCGTGTGCTGCGACATGGGGCTGTCGCGCTCGAGGGACATGGGGCGAACGAACATGACGAGGCGTGTGCCGTGGTCGTCGTCGTACATGAAGAGGCCCGCAGGCCCATGTGACGTGGCCACGAGACGCCCGCCGATGAAGCGATACCCCGCGAGGTTGGGGACGGCGACGGGATGCTGCAAACGCTTCGACACCCAGCCGAGCAACTCCTCGCGCCCCTCGGCGCGAATCTCGACTGGGCGCACCAGATCTGGTTCGTACACCGCGTAGCTTTCTGCCGCCTCTCGGGCGAGCAGCGCCGTGCCCACCGTCCCCGGTGCGGTCGCATCGTGCAGCGACCAACCCGCTGCGCCGCCCAGGGCCAGAAGAAACACGGCAGCTCCAGCAAGTCGGTACGAGCCGGCATACGAACGCCGTCGCGCCTGGAGCGCCTCACGCCATGATTCGCGTTGATGGAGATCCTTATCCGTGATCGGACGATCCATGAGCATTCGATCCTCCGCCTTGAGTAACAACGTATCGCGTGTAAGCGACGAGCGCGACATCAGCGTGCGCATCGGATGTCTGGCACCTGAGCCGACAGCGTTGGCCTGACGCGTTAGAAACCGCAGCAGAACCCAGACATTCGCAATCAAGTTGCATTAACATCTTCGGTGCGTCTAAGGTCCCACGCGTGAGCTACGCGATGGTTCGAAGCCCCGACGGGCTCGACGAAATCCTCCATACTTCCATCAATGTTGCCGTCTGGCAGCGCAGCCTCTCGGGGCCGCTCGCATCGTGGCTCCAGCGTGTCGCCGGCGCGCAGAGCTTCGCGACACAGACCGTGCTCGACGCACGCGCACCGCGTTGGGAGCCGCTGCTCGCGCCGCTTCCTGAGAGCGCGCAGCGTGCGGAGCTGCACCGGGATCTACGGCTGCTCTTCGAGCGCTTCGTGGGGCTTACCAATGCAGATGCCGTCCGCGCCTCGTTCTCGGTGGTCACCACGAACAGCTGCGGCAAGTTCCACATGGATTACGTCGGCCTGCGCCTCTTGTGCACGTACGCGGGCCCGGGCACCGAATGGGTGCCCGAGCACGCCGTGAACCGCGCGGCGATGGATCAGCCGTGGGAGGACGTTACCGTCATCAACCGCGCCATCGTTCCCGACGCGCGCCGTGTGCGCCGAACGCGGCCGGGGCACGTGCTGCTCTTGAAGGGCGCGAAGTTCCCGGGCAACGCCGCGCTCGGCGCCGTGCACCGCTCGGCACCGATCGAGCATCAGGGCGCACGGCGCATCGTTCTCGTGTTCAACGAGGCCTGAAGCGTAGTACGCCTGGGGCGATGAACGACGTGGCCGCGCGTATGGACCGATTGCCCATCACGCGAACGCACCGCATGGCGACCTTCGCAGTCGGCCTGGGCCTCTTCTTCGACGTGTACGAAATCTTTCTGGCCGGTGTGATCGGCCAGGTGCTGGTGCGCGATTTCCACATGCCCAAGGACTGGCTCCCCGCGCTTCTCGGCTCGGGGTTTCTCGGCATGGCCATTGGCTCCAGCGCGCTGGGCCGCTTGGCCGACCGCGTAGGACGCCGGCGGGCGTTCTTGCTCGGCCTTTGGGTCTATTCGCTTTTCTCGTTCATCGGTGCCTTCAGCACGGGCCCGGTCATGCTCCTGGCAACGCGCTTTCTCGCCGGCATTGGCATCGGCGCCGAGCCACCGCTCGCCGATGCGTACATGGGCGATCTGCTGCCCGCCAAGGAGCGTGGCCGCTACACCGCGTGGGCCTACACCCTGGCGTTCTTTGGCGTGCCCGCGGTGGGTTTTCTCGGGCACGGCCTCACACCGCTCGCACCGTTGGGCATCGCCGGTTGGCGGTGGATGTTCGTGCTCGGTGCGCTGGGCTCGATCATTCTGTACCCGCTGCGGCAGCGACTGCCCGAGTCACCACGCTGGCTCGAATCCGTGGGACGGCATGACGAAGCGCGCGCGCTCGTGGCGCGCCTCGAGGCCGAGGCGGCGGGACCACTCCCGGAACCCGTGGTGGCGGTCCGCGATGCGAAGGAGCGCGAGGAGACCGCGCGGCTGCGCGATCTCCTCGTGCCACCGTGGCGCCGCCGCCTGGGCATGATGACCGTGTTTCAATTGCTGCAGCCCTTCGCGTATTACGGATTCGGCACGCTCGTACCGCTGGTTCTCACGGCGAAGGGATATCCGATGAAGTCGCTGCAGTTCAGCGCCTTTACCTTTCTTGGCTATCCCATCGGCTCCATGATTTCGCTTCCCATCATCGAGCGCTTCGAGCGCAAATACGTGGTGGCCGGCGCACTCGCCTTGATGGCCATCTTCGGTATTGCCTTTGGCACGGCGGTGTCCACAGTATGGGTGCTCGTTCTGGGATTTCTCTACACCACCACCAGCAACGTCTTTTCCAACGGCTACCACATCTACCAGGCAGAAATTTTCCCCACCAAGCTTCGCGGAGCAGCCTGCGGCACCACCTACGCCCTCTCACGGCTCTCCAGTGCGGCCATGCCCTTCGTGCTCGTCCCCATCTTGGACGCCCACGGCGCCGCCGCCCTCTTCGTGGTGGTCGCCTCGGTCATCGCCCTCAACGCATTGAACATCACCATCCTCGGTCCCCGCACCACGGGCCGCGCGCTCGAGCACATCTAGCGCACGGCGCACGCTCAGGGCCAATTGGCCCCGCATGTCTCGAGAGACGATGCAAGCTTCGCATTCCGATAGGAACGCCAGCAGGCGGTGTGATGATCATCGATCGCGCCCCCGTAAGGAGGAACCTGATCCCTTGCAATCAGGTCTCGGCAGTGCGTTGCATAGTCCGGATTATCGAGCATCAAGGCTTCCCCCAGGTCGTCGGCATTCAGGCCGAGGACTTTTGCAACGCGCACCGCGGCCTCGTCGGCCTCGTCCTCTCTCGTGTAGATGCGCAGCTCCTGATACTTGAAGGTCGGGTCTGCAAAATGGGCTCGAAGTCGCGTTTGCGCGATGGCTCCGAGCTTGAGGATCTTCGTGACGATATTGCTCGGAGATCCCTGGGGGTCTGCCTCGTCGGCCTCGACCTCCACCTGCGAGAGGCCGAGGTACCTCCGGAGCTGTGCCTCGTTGTTGCCTATTTTGGCAAGCGTCTTGGCGGCATCGGGGTCTTCGCGCATCTCGCGCTTCGCGTAGATGACGACCTCTCGAAAGGTGGCTTTGACGTGCGCGAGACAGCTCGCTTCGGCACTGGCGTACCGCTTGGTGGCGGTGTCGAGTTTGCCCGCGTCGGCCCCGAGGTCAACGTCGAGGTCATCCGTCTTGTGCGCCCGGACGGTCTGGAGGACCTCGCTGTATGCTGCTGCAGCTTGGGTACAAGCTGCTTTGTTCGTGCTCGCCGACGACTGGGCGGCGTGCAAGTATCCGAGGTACCGCAAATACGCGGGGAGCGCCTTCTTATCCTCCATGAATGACGTCCCAAGATACGGGGTCGGAAAACCATTGAGCTGGGGCACCACGACTTGCCCGATGCGTGAGCCTATGTCCTGAATGAGATTGACGTGCCCTTCGATCAAGGGCTCGCTCGGCTCGTATGCCCCGAAGATCTTCCCCTGTTCGCCTGTGGACTCTCGATAGTAAATGGGCTTGAACACGTCGGGATTGCCATTACGAAGGAGCAAGTGCGCAAGCTCGTGGGCCGCCACGAGCTCGATCCGTGCGTCGCTCATGCCATCAGAAAAGATGCCGCTGAAATAGGTGAAGATCCACGGGGCCGTGCGGCGTCCGTCTGCCTCGGTGATGATGGGTGTGCTGATGGCGAAGGCGTTGATATTAGGGTCGTCGATCATCATGATGCGCGGAGGCCCCGGCATGTCCTGGGTGGCCTCGGGATAGATCTTCTGGAATGCGGCGTACGCTTTCGCGGCGGCCGCCTCGCCACGTCTTTGCAGCGCGCTTCCAGGATCGAGCCACTTGTAGTTGTTGAACCCCGTTCGGAGCGCCTGCACCGCAGCAGCATCCGATTCGAAAACATGGAAGTATTTCGTATTCGCAACATCGAAAGATTTGTGCTTCGTCGCGCAGACCTCCTGCGCCGCCACCCCCGGCTCCGTCCCGCCGTCCGAGCTGCATGCGGACACGCCCGCGAGGGAAAGGCACACCGTCGCAAGCGCGCGCGCTGTCGTTGCACGAACCATCGTTGTTCTCTCCAGGTTTGGATGGGCGTCGCCGTCGCTCGACGGGCTGACGACGCTGAGGGCTACGAAAGTCCCTTTCGGCGATGCCGGGTCGGTCCGCTAGGCGGACGGGAACAAAAAGCTCTTTTTCGTCGAAGTCGAGCGCACTTTTCCCTTCACTCGACCTCAATGGTCACCATCGAAAAGGTGTCAGACAGACATCTGCGCTCCGTTTCCCTGTCTTTCTCGCTTTCCGATATCCCACTGCGCGGGCAAAGTTTCACCATGATGAATAAACCGTTTGGTGCGGGCTTCCCCAAGACTCCGCCCTCAGCGGTTATCGGCGTCCGGAGCCCGGACCCGGTGCAGCGAACGCAGTCGCTCAAGATCATTTCGAGATCGTATTGGAAGCCGATCTACAAGTACGTCCGCCTTCGCTGGCGCAAGCCCCCCGCCGAGGCCGAGGAGATCACGCAGGAGTTCTTCGCGCGTGCACTCGAGCGTACGACGTTCCAATCGTACGATCCGGGCCAAGCGCGATTTCGCACCTTCGTTCGCATGTGCGTCGATCGTCTCGTCGTCGACATGGATCGTCAACACCTCGCCAAAAAGCGCGGTGGCGAAGTGACCCTTCTTCGGCTCGATTTCGGTCTTGCGGAAGAGGAGATCGAGCGTGAAGCTCCAGTCGCCGATCCCGAGGCCGTGTTCGACGCGGAGTGGGTAAAGTCCCTGGTCGAGACCGCGGTCGAATCGCTTCGCACGGTTTGTGAGCGTGAAGGAAGGAAGGTCCACTTTCGCGCCTTCGAGCTCTTTCACCTGCGCGACGACGCGGAGCGCTCGACCTACGAGACCATTGCCTCCACGCTCGGCATCTCGATTGGGGACGTCAACAACCGCCTTTCGTACGCACGCCGAGAGTTCCGCGCTGCGTTGCTCGAGGCACTTCGGGACTGCACTGGAAGTGAGCAGGAGATGCAGGACGAAGCGCGGATCGTGTTGGGGCTTTCCTTGTGAAGCGTTCGCCGAGCGAAATCATCGACTCGGTGCAATGGGAAACACATCCCCTGGTCTTCGCCGGGCGCTTCGACATCGAGGGTGAAGTGGGATTGGGCGGCACCAGCATCGTGTACCGAGCGCACGACCATGTAACGGGGGCACGCGTCGCCCTGAAGGTTCTACGCACGAGCAGTCCTTCCGCTTTACGAAGGTTCGACGCGGAAGCACGCGCACTGCAAACGCTGAAACACCCGGCAGTCGTTCGCTACGTTGCGCATGGGGTCAGCAGCGACAGCGAACCATACCTAGCGATGGAGTGGATCGAGGGCGAAACGCTTGCCGGGAGACTCCAACGAAGCGCGCTCGACGTGCACGAGGTCGTGAAGGTCGGCCGGCGCATCGCCGAGGCGCTGACATCGGGGCACGCGCTCGGAATCCTTCACCGCGACATCAAACCGAGCAATGTGCTCCTCCCAGATCGAGCGATCGATCAGGCCAAGCTCGCCGACTTCGGGCTTGCCCGATCGATCGGCGTCGAACGAATCGCCGACGGGGACTCCAACAAGACCGCGACGGGAACCATCGTCGGAACCCCCGGGTACATGGCGCCGGAGCAAGCGCACGGCGTCGCGGATCTCGATGGGCGGGCCGATCTCTTTTCCCTCGGGTGCCTCCTCTTCCGCTGCCTCACCGACGCGGAGGCCTTCGAGGGCTCGCGCGCGCTCACGTCGCTTGCCAAGCTGGTACTTCTCGAACCTCCGCGCGTGGCCGATCTACGTCCGGACATTCCGGCAGCTCTCGACGAGCTGGTGGCTGCGTTGCTCGCGAAGGAGCGGGACCTTCGCCCGCCATCGGCGGAAGCCGTACGCGAGGCACTCGAGCGCATCGAGGGCGAGGTGCAGACGAGCGCTGTGCCGGCCTCGCGCGGAAACTTGGAGCTTTTGCCTGGCACCGTCTTCGGTCGCTACGTCCTCGATGGGCCCCTGGGTGCCGGGGGCATGGGCGAACTGTTTCGCGCCGTCGACACGACCTTGAACCGGCCCGTCGCGCTCAAAGTTCTTCGCGGCTCACCGAATCGCGAAACATCGGCACGACTGGTTCGCGAGGCGCGTGCGACCGCGGCGTTGAGCCATCCGAACATCGTGACCGTCTACGACGTCGGCGTGCACGAACAGATTCCTTTCTTGGCGAGCGAGTGCATCACCGGCAAAGACCTCCGCACCTACGTGGGCGATCCTTCGGTGGACCTGCGGCGGAAGCTTCGATGGATGATGCAGGTCGCGGGCGGCCTCGGCGCCGCGCACCAAGCGGGCGTGGTGCACGGTGATGTGAAACCGGACAATGTGATGGTCGGAGACGATGATGCGGTCAAGCTCGTCGACTTCGGTCTCGCGACGGCGGTGCCCGCGGGCGTCGTGGGAACGCCCGCGTACATGGCGCCGGAGCAGATTCGCGGCGAACCGCTGGACGGGCGCACCGATCAATTTGCGTGGGGCGTGACGGCCTACGAGCTCGTGACCGGAGGCCTACCATGGCCCGACGACGACCCTCTGGTGGCGATGGCCTCGGTGCTCGAAGGGCGGCCGCACGATGCGCCCTTGCCTCACGAAGTCGCCGATGTGATTCGACGAGCCATGAGCAAACGGCGTGAGGATCGCTACCCAACGATGGCGGCGCTCCTCGCAGCACTCGAGCCGAGTGAACAGGTTGTCCCCGTGCGCAAGCGATTTCGCCACCTCGGATGGATCGCAGCGGCCCTGGTGGCGCTGGGGCTCGTGCTTCATGCGCCCCTGCCGCAGCGGGCCTCCACGCCGACCGCCATCTCGGTGCCGAGCCCTACGTCGGTCGTTGCGCTCCCGGTGTCTGCAACGTGCGCCCCCGCGGCTGCCGAGCTTCATGAGGAAGGGCTGAAGGCCCTTCGTGCAGCGAATTGGAAGCGAGCAACGGCGTACTTCGAGAAAGCGGCCGCCATCGATCCCGCGTGCCCCGAAACGCAACTTCGCTTGACGGTGATTCCGAGAAAGCGCTGGCCTAGGGCGCGGCAGATCGAGCAGCTCGGCCGAACGCTGTCTCTGCGCGAAAAGCTCAGCGGCCGCGATCGTCTCGTGCTCGACGCGTTCGCCCTGCTGATCTCGCCCGAGTTTCCCGACGACAACGGAACCACTCGGCTCCTCGATGAAGGCGTGCGCCGATTCCCCGAGGATGCGGAGCTTCGCGTCCTCGCGGCGCTGCGGCATTCGGCCGTCGCG encodes:
- a CDS encoding ABC transporter substrate-binding protein is translated as MSRGSILLAASVALGAMALSAAGCSKQDKAAVGESGNAVEKADKVRLQLKWMTQAQFAGYYAAKAKGFYTEEKLDVSILPGGPDIVPEQVVAGGGAEFGIDWLPSLLSAREQGTPLVNVAQVFQHSGMREVSFKSSGIKTPADLKGKKVAVWFGGNEFELLATLDKYGIDRNKDVTLVQQPFDMNLLVTKQVVAAAAMTYNEYKQVLDTGVKPEDLSLIDFNEEGTAMLEDGIFAREDWLAKDPKNKDIAARFLRASLKGWAACRDNANECVDVVLKQSPTLGKDHQAWMMAEVNKLVWGPPAGPEPGMMDKAAFRRTADIALKFKVIKKPAEDSAFTPEIYELAKKK
- a CDS encoding sigma-70 family RNA polymerase sigma factor — its product is MMNKPFGAGFPKTPPSAVIGVRSPDPVQRTQSLKIISRSYWKPIYKYVRLRWRKPPAEAEEITQEFFARALERTTFQSYDPGQARFRTFVRMCVDRLVVDMDRQHLAKKRGGEVTLLRLDFGLAEEEIEREAPVADPEAVFDAEWVKSLVETAVESLRTVCEREGRKVHFRAFELFHLRDDAERSTYETIASTLGISIGDVNNRLSYARREFRAALLEALRDCTGSEQEMQDEARIVLGLSL
- a CDS encoding DUF1826 domain-containing protein; this encodes MSYAMVRSPDGLDEILHTSINVAVWQRSLSGPLASWLQRVAGAQSFATQTVLDARAPRWEPLLAPLPESAQRAELHRDLRLLFERFVGLTNADAVRASFSVVTTNSCGKFHMDYVGLRLLCTYAGPGTEWVPEHAVNRAAMDQPWEDVTVINRAIVPDARRVRRTRPGHVLLLKGAKFPGNAALGAVHRSAPIEHQGARRIVLVFNEA
- a CDS encoding MFS transporter; the encoded protein is MNDVAARMDRLPITRTHRMATFAVGLGLFFDVYEIFLAGVIGQVLVRDFHMPKDWLPALLGSGFLGMAIGSSALGRLADRVGRRRAFLLGLWVYSLFSFIGAFSTGPVMLLATRFLAGIGIGAEPPLADAYMGDLLPAKERGRYTAWAYTLAFFGVPAVGFLGHGLTPLAPLGIAGWRWMFVLGALGSIILYPLRQRLPESPRWLESVGRHDEARALVARLEAEAAGPLPEPVVAVRDAKEREETARLRDLLVPPWRRRLGMMTVFQLLQPFAYYGFGTLVPLVLTAKGYPMKSLQFSAFTFLGYPIGSMISLPIIERFERKYVVAGALALMAIFGIAFGTAVSTVWVLVLGFLYTTTSNVFSNGYHIYQAEIFPTKLRGAACGTTYALSRLSSAAMPFVLVPILDAHGAAALFVVVASVIALNALNITILGPRTTGRALEHI
- a CDS encoding ABC transporter ATP-binding protein produces the protein MSFVIEVDAVSKLYGSGKSQVRALVDATLKIAPGEFISLIGPSGCGKSTLLRNIADLDQPTHGTIRINGKSPRQARLDREFGMVFQSPVLYEWRTVLRNVLLPLEIMGVPSAEAKEKARAMLRLVGLGAFENHHPWQLSGGMQQRVAIARALVFHPPILMMDEPFGALDELTRERLNHELLNLWQRQEKSTVVFVTHSIQEAVFLSSRVVVMSPRPGKIETIVDIDLPRPRTAEMRDQPRFFELVKEVRHSLREDEPLAVVDGAGA
- a CDS encoding protein kinase; protein product: MKRSPSEIIDSVQWETHPLVFAGRFDIEGEVGLGGTSIVYRAHDHVTGARVALKVLRTSSPSALRRFDAEARALQTLKHPAVVRYVAHGVSSDSEPYLAMEWIEGETLAGRLQRSALDVHEVVKVGRRIAEALTSGHALGILHRDIKPSNVLLPDRAIDQAKLADFGLARSIGVERIADGDSNKTATGTIVGTPGYMAPEQAHGVADLDGRADLFSLGCLLFRCLTDAEAFEGSRALTSLAKLVLLEPPRVADLRPDIPAALDELVAALLAKERDLRPPSAEAVREALERIEGEVQTSAVPASRGNLELLPGTVFGRYVLDGPLGAGGMGELFRAVDTTLNRPVALKVLRGSPNRETSARLVREARATAALSHPNIVTVYDVGVHEQIPFLASECITGKDLRTYVGDPSVDLRRKLRWMMQVAGGLGAAHQAGVVHGDVKPDNVMVGDDDAVKLVDFGLATAVPAGVVGTPAYMAPEQIRGEPLDGRTDQFAWGVTAYELVTGGLPWPDDDPLVAMASVLEGRPHDAPLPHEVADVIRRAMSKRREDRYPTMAALLAALEPSEQVVPVRKRFRHLGWIAAALVALGLVLHAPLPQRASTPTAISVPSPTSVVALPVSATCAPAAAELHEEGLKALRAANWKRATAYFEKAAAIDPACPETQLRLTVIPRKRWPRARQIEQLGRTLSLREKLSGRDRLVLDAFALLISPEFPDDNGTTRLLDEGVRRFPEDAELRVLAALRHSAVAMLPHELEDLLAMVRRATEIDPLYADAWQLESHILCRLGRHDQEILALDRCLDLSPEAVDCMEDRSVDLRRTGRCSEAVTQARHWVASEGDQTWAHRELADALAGSGASREAIEEALSLRWKNLSPEASELARLRDSAELEIWTGDFEAALRITEQLERRVRGSALIEEHLSAALLSVEALREMGRGRDAALIAERFFRRNEVWIRGDALALISEYAKPSLFATALEHGRLTPEAWKGATDLWEQNTRVKIDSFKRWVLRWGPAVGSRIQATEAMLRDPRHEAGSVPMVDNEPVNMGVLEAYEGHMRFLAGDVAGAIPLLETAARTCQGIQRGTLHVQAHLWLGAAKEKASDIPGACDAYRFVLQRWGAARPRSVTADEAARRSRALRCPL
- a CDS encoding ABC transporter permease codes for the protein MLISVGVVIALAAFWEAAKALFDIPVHKLPHIHQIFAEFFRESGDGQWMLSIMLENAGVTAGEAAIGFVLGGVAGFALALAFARSSLVERGLLPYVIASQTVPILAIAPMVVVWLGTSWVSKAVIAAYLTFFPVTIHVLRGLKSVEREAVALMESYAASPTQIFFKLRLPACLPYLFTALRISATASVIGAVVGELPVGSQYGMGVVIINAAQYYNWRPANLWSAILISALIGIAFYAFVALMERLIVTWKPRSSASEGEAAV
- a CDS encoding ABC transporter permease, whose product is MKSTWIREYLPAAFMFVLAIAAWEVLVWALHIQFYLLPAPHVIVETLGEHYPLLVEAGFFTFQEALMGFAVGCGLGVLAAGLASRWPAASEIVLPYAIATSAVPVIALAPLAIVWFGVDQGSKVAIVTMMTFFPTFISALRGLLSPSAASVELMRSYAASDVEIFLKLRLPASLPYIFTAFKVCTTLSMIGAVVSEYFGGRAASLGVYIKSQASLFHTREAWAAIFVACALGIGFYLSMALLERLVVPWHVTFRRN